A region from the Triticum aestivum cultivar Chinese Spring chromosome 3D, IWGSC CS RefSeq v2.1, whole genome shotgun sequence genome encodes:
- the LOC123074204 gene encoding F-box protein At4g00755: MERRRESPAMAREEGRGLDFLESLGPDISATVFSLLDDPADLARATAVSRSWRRFVIANQFSKILCLWVYPEVSNFTRVELSSISSAHRNAGSSAFAGLEKLGRDHRVYMHLSHDLLSPYDPKDCISCCVGASSTDHLPEEAIENTLEHDEEWRPSYWSSGGQKDPAVPECLIYSLQSELCLVDEIRIRPLKAFFRYGHPIYSAKHVRFRLGYLKPPHWSETHVYVQSDAELTDDSNYVWTYTSPEFPMLQENVMQSFKLPHSVLCIGGVVKIELLGRVHKDTFDGLYYICVSHIQIVGKPLSEDFGVAPSKNDVVLSYYLDYRRFGGRSQQSTWLCDEDLALRYGSRDRRTEP, translated from the exons ATGGAGAGGAGAAGAGAATCGCCTGCGATGGCGCGGGAGGAGGGTCGGGGGTTGGACTTCCTCGAGAGCCTGGGCCCGGACATCTCCGCCACCGTCTTCAGCCTGCTCGACGACCCCGCCGACCTCGCGCGCGCCACCGCCGTCTCCCGCTCCTGGCGCCGATTCG tTATTGCAAACCAGTTCAGCAAGATCCTGTGCCTGTGGGTTTACCCGGAGGTTTCCAACTTCACGCGTGTTGAGCTGAGCAGCATCAGCAGTGCACACCGAAATGCTGGGTCAAGTGCTTTTGCTGGGCTGGAGAAGCTCGGGAGGGATCACAGAGTGTATATGCATCTTAGCCATGATCTTCTCTCGCCGTATGACCCCAAGGATTGCATCAGTTGCTGCGTAGGTGCGTCCAGCACTGATCATTTGCCTGAAGAGGCCATAGAAAATACCCTTGAACATGATGAGGAGTGGAGACCGTCTTATTGGTCGAGCGGTGGCCAGAAAGATCCTGCTGTGCCAGAATGCCTGATATATAGCCTTCAGTCAGAGCTGTGTCTCGTTGATGAAATCAGGATACGGCCATTAAAAG CATTTTTCCGATATGGTCATCCGATATATTCAGCAAAACACGTCCGGTTCCGCCTGGGCTATCTAAAACCACCCCACTGGTCTGAAACACATGTATATGTTCAAAGTGACGCGGAGCTGACTGATGATAGCAACTATGTCTGGACGTACACATCTCCGGAATTTCCAATGTTGCAG GAAAATGTGATGCAGTCTTTTAAGCTACCACACTCAGTTCTATGTATTGGTGGAGTGGTAAAGATTGAGCTTCTTGGGagggtccacaaggacacgtttgaCGGTCTGTACTACATATG TGTGTCTCATATCCAAATAGTGGGGAAGCCACTGTCAGAAGATTTTGGGGTCGCTCCTAGCAAAAATGATGTAGTTCTCAGTTACTATCTGGATTATCGTAGATTCGGGGGACGATCACAACAAAGTACTTGGCTTTGCGATGAGGATCTGGCACTTCGGTATGGCTCGAGGGATAGGAGGACTGAACCATGA